Part of the Benincasa hispida cultivar B227 chromosome 11, ASM972705v1, whole genome shotgun sequence genome, AAGAACATATGGTTGGCCAAGCAAATTTCCTACCAGTTCCAGGCTCATGCaattactaaattgaaatccATTGTTAAATCTTCGTACAATGTATGACCAATCTTCTTCATTTTTGTATGTAGATCATGAAGTAAAAGATAAATATTTTCAGATTGGGAATAAGAATTGTCACCCACTACGAACACATGCACTGCATTTCCAACTTCTATCCAACTGCAACCAGGCTGCTTCTTCAATCCTTTGtccttcattttcaaccttaCTTCGGCAGCTTCTCTCCATTTTCCAGTTGAAGCATATATGTTAGATAACAGCAAAAAGGTTCCTGCGTTCTCTGGTTCTGTTTCTAAAAGTTTTTCAGCCGTTAACTTACCTAGATCTATATTCCCATGAACATTACATCCAGCAAGAAGAGCTGCCCAAACAGATGCCGAAGGCTTAACCTCAAGCCCCTTAATGAAATCAAACGCCTCTTGAAGTCGTCCAGCTCGGCCAAAAAGATCAACCAGGCATGTGAAATGATCTTCTCTTAGTTTTATAGACCCATCTCTTACAAGGTTTTCAAATAATTTCAACCCCTCATCCACAAGGCCAGCATGACTACAAGCAGAAAGCAATGCAATATAGGTGACATTATCAGGACGAAACCCCAATGCCTGCAtttcatcaaataaacaaattgCTTCATGGCCATGGCCATGGTGAGCATAGGCTGCAATCATCCCATTCCAAGAAACCACATCTCTGTGGCTCATTGATCCATCATCAAATATCTTCCGACCCATATACAACTCCCCACATTTTGAATACATGTTTATTAAAGCTGACACCACATCTGCAACTTCTTGGTATACCGACTTACTTATTATCTGGTGAATTTGTTGTCCCTCACAAAGGCCAGCTAAGTTACTACAAGCACCCAACACACTGACAAAAGTTCCTTCATTTGGTTTTACATTGTTTGCTGCTTGCATTTCTGAAAAGATCTTCAATGCTTCTTCACTTTGCCCATCTTGAACATGTCCAGAAATCATTGCCGTCCAAGtgacaacatttttgttggGCATTTTGTAGAACAAATCCACTGCCCTTTCTAGTTTACCGTTTTGAATGAACCCTGTAATCATAGTGTTCCATGAAGGCACATCCCTCTCTGGCATTTGCTCAAACAGTTCAAATGCCTCATCAAGCCGCATATTCTGAGCATACCCAGTAATTATTGCATTCCAAGAAACCACATTCCGCTTTGGCATTTTATCGAACAGTAAACGGGCATCATCAATTCTCCCATTTTTTGACAAACCAGCCACCATGGCCGTCCAAGAAATCACATCTCTCTCCGGCATCTGATTAAAAAGCTCCTGAGCTTCATCTACCCTCCTGCATTGCATCAATGCTGTAATAACAGTGTTCCAAGAAACCACATTCCTCTCTGGCATTCTttcaaacaaatcaaaagcCTGATCAACCCAACCCTTTCGTGCATACCCTTCAATCATAGTGTTCCACGACACAACATTCTTAACCGGCATGGCATCAAACAAGCTTCTAGCCTCCTCAATCCTGTTCAATCTTACATATCCACTAACCAATGCTGTCCAAGTAACAACATTCTTTATAGAATCAAGTCTATCAAATAGCTTCCTGGCTTCCTCAATCATTCCACATTTAATATACCCTGTAATCACTGCAGTCCATGAGACCACATCTCGATCAGGCATTTCCTCAAACACCCTACGTGCCTCtccaatttttccttctttaccAAGCTTTGTGATCAGCCAGTTAGTACGTGCAACATTCGAATTGGCACTGTAATCTCTAACTCGTGATGAGATTTTTGGAACAACCTGACGGGTAGAAAACTGTGACGATAAGATGGAGTTATGCAAATTGCACAAGACGCACGCATATCTAACAAAGCTAGAAAGAAGAATTCTGGTTGTATCTTTAGCATAAATTTCCCTAACTGATATCTGATACAATAAAGACATTTGTATCTACTTACTGGGTATCTCCGCCGCCTAAGGCTCACCGGAGAAGAAGACTGAAGAGAAAAGGGGGCGGCTGCTTGTGTCGTGTCTGGTGGGAGAGGgaggagaaagagagagatattCCATCATTTTTGGTAAAATAACATGTTTAGAAAAATATGAATTCTGACCTTAACTTGTGAGGTGTTGCAATTTTAActcctttttttttgttaattcacctcttaatttcaataaaataacttcttgtacaaaaataaaattgaccAATGCATACAAATGATTTATTGAATAACATTTCAAAAATCCacaattcacaaaaaaaaaaaaaaaagaagaagctatagtgttgtttttcttttaaaaaaacccATCAATATATCGAATTTAGATGTTTTACatttcattaaatacattagATTAGAACTGATCAACCAACTGTGTATGAGTGATAAAAATATAGCTAGATGAGATCTAAGTGCAAGCATACACTATCGATGAAGTAATAATCTTGAAGTATTCCAAGTATCGAACCCATAGGACTAGGTCGACTTTTAAATTGATTACTATGGACCATTGTAACCGAAGTAACTAGTGGacaatttatattttgataaGTGATAAATTTActtgaaacaataaacaattatCGATAAATAGGGATAAACAATGATTCAACCTTTAAAGTGTTATGCTTTAAGTGATGTGGCTGCACCATACCAGAACAGTAAGTCACGCATGAACAAAAAAACTACTCCTATTCGGTCTTGTGTTAAGTTCCTTTTGAAGGTTTGTGAAAACCACAGACGGAAGCGAGattattttccattttcaaatttacacagaaaaataaaatccaaaacaCTATTGTGCATTCTAAATAATTTACCGCATGCTTAGAATAATATTACAGAGAAGAAATTTGGGGTCTAGATTACTAACCTCTTGAAGAATCAAATTCTTTACGAATTTCCTTCTAGATTGGTCACAAACCCACCTTGGAACACAAACAGAAGCAATACCCAATATGGCCACCACCATAAAAGAACCAtatgtattctccttagggttgAGAATCACGGGAGTTTGTAGGCTCTGTGAATTAATTTGGTAAAAAGAGAGAGGAAagattttttagagagaaacttttttctttttattgttttgGGAGAGCAAAAACTTATAGACCCCAGTATCATTTTTAGGAGGACGATCAACATAACCCCTATCTCCCATGTCCCTCATCAGAGAGAAACAAGGGAAGgagttatatatatacatatctgtctcttatacacatctagatgtgtataagagacagcatacatacatacatacatactatatatatatatatatatatataaccaccttatcatatagtatatattaaactatatgttatatcgaatataacgcataacctatagtttgttttatattgtatcaaatacgatataacctataatttgaattctattaatcatttatgatatttaatataaatcaaatttatattaaatttaattatatgaatctaattcatacaattaatatttgaatcatattcaaatatttatttcctctcaaaataaacttcattttataatgtatcaaatacattatactaAGTATATcatagttaaattaaattattatatcatatataattaatttcctcaattaatttgaataattcaaattaatccaaaattaaattgattctcaattatctcagttgagctatagaggagaccttatagacccgtagattaaagctccaatggtacttggatagttaattaaactcctttaattaaattacccaactttcGTTAATTgttagtcactccactaaagaccgatagttgcactcttcgcaatatatatatatttctgtgtccattggatataactagtcaacaacgcaatgacccttcacaaattgctcgtaagtacagctgggccgaAATGACCgctttgcccttgtagttacgtctaactccttaagtaccactaattctgttgggttttatgccctaaaactcgtagatagtaaatgctattaattgattgtcatcaataaagTGTTATACATATTAAATCAACAAATATTattgtattgttgtctattttgtcttaataaccctaaattcaataaactacatccaaggttgtcttatgagtcttgaactgtatgtggagacatacagggatcaatgttcaagatacaacctaaagggtcaaTAGAATAGaaataaggctaggtaccttatcttagtaaCACTAGGGATACGATCTACTTTGTATTTGACACAAATGTAATGATCCAATGTGTTCGTGtgggtgacatgcgagtgggggtatcctatgcattgagtttgcataagactggatcgtgaaatagtaacc contains:
- the LOC120092054 gene encoding pentatricopeptide repeat-containing protein At2g35030, mitochondrial isoform X3, with protein sequence MVVPKISSRVRDYSANSNVARTNWLITKLGKEGKIGEARRVFEEMPDRDVVSWTAVITGYIKCGMIEEARKLFDRLDSIKNVVTWTALVSGYVRLNRIEEARSLFDAMPVKNVVSWNTMIEGYARKGWVDQAFDLFERMPERNVVSWNTVITALMQCRRVDEAQELFNQMPERDVISWTAMVAGLSKNGRIDDARLLFDKMPKRNVVSWNAIITGYAQNMRLDEAFELFEQMPERDVPSWNTMITGFIQNGKLERAVDLFYKMPNKNVVTWTAMISGHVQDGQSEEALKIFSEMQAANNVKPNEGTFVSVLGACSNLAGLCEGQQIHQIISKSVYQEVADVVSALINMYSKCGELYMGRKIFDDGSMSHRDVVSWNGMIAAYAHHGHGHEAICLFDEMQALGFRPDNVTYIALLSACSHAGLVDEGLKLFENLVRDGSIKLREDHFTCLVDLFGRAGRLQEAFDFIKGLEVKPSASVWAALLAGCNVHGNIDLGKLTAEKLLETEPENAGTFLLLSNIYASTGKWREAAEVRLKMKDKGLKKQPGCSWIEVGNAVHVFVVGDNSYSQSENIYLLLHDLHTKMKKIGHTLYEDLTMDFNLVIA
- the LOC120092054 gene encoding pentatricopeptide repeat-containing protein At2g35030, mitochondrial isoform X2 encodes the protein MPDRDVVSWTAVITGYIKCGMIEEARKLFDRLDSIKNVVTWTALVSGYVRLNRIEEARSLFDAMPVKNVVSWNTMIEGYARKGWVDQAFDLFERMPERNVVSWNTVITALMQCRRVDEAQELFNQMPERDVISWTAMVAGLSKNGRIDDARLLFDKMPKRNVVSWNAIITGYAQNMRLDEAFELFEQMPERDVPSWNTMITGFIQNGKLERAVDLFYKMPNKNVVTWTAMISGHVQDGQSEEALKIFSEMQAANNVKPNEGTFVSVLGACSNLAGLCEGQQIHQIISKSVYQEVADVVSALINMYSKCGELYMGRKIFDDGSMSHRDVVSWNGMIAAYAHHGHGHEAICLFDEMQALGFRPDNVTYIALLSACSHAGLVDEGLKLFENLVRDGSIKLREDHFTCLVDLFGRAGRLQEAFDFIKGLEVKPSASVWAALLAGCNVHGNIDLGKLTAEKLLETEPENAGTFLLLSNIYASTGKWREAAEVRLKMKDKGLKKQPGCSWIEVGNAVHVFVVGDNSYSQSENIYLLLHDLHTKMKKIGHTLYEDLTMDFNLVIA
- the LOC120092054 gene encoding pentatricopeptide repeat-containing protein At2g35030, mitochondrial isoform X1; protein product: MSLLYQISVREIYAKDTTRILLSSFVRYACVLCNLHNSILSSQFSTRQVVPKISSRVRDYSANSNVARTNWLITKLGKEGKIGEARRVFEEMPDRDVVSWTAVITGYIKCGMIEEARKLFDRLDSIKNVVTWTALVSGYVRLNRIEEARSLFDAMPVKNVVSWNTMIEGYARKGWVDQAFDLFERMPERNVVSWNTVITALMQCRRVDEAQELFNQMPERDVISWTAMVAGLSKNGRIDDARLLFDKMPKRNVVSWNAIITGYAQNMRLDEAFELFEQMPERDVPSWNTMITGFIQNGKLERAVDLFYKMPNKNVVTWTAMISGHVQDGQSEEALKIFSEMQAANNVKPNEGTFVSVLGACSNLAGLCEGQQIHQIISKSVYQEVADVVSALINMYSKCGELYMGRKIFDDGSMSHRDVVSWNGMIAAYAHHGHGHEAICLFDEMQALGFRPDNVTYIALLSACSHAGLVDEGLKLFENLVRDGSIKLREDHFTCLVDLFGRAGRLQEAFDFIKGLEVKPSASVWAALLAGCNVHGNIDLGKLTAEKLLETEPENAGTFLLLSNIYASTGKWREAAEVRLKMKDKGLKKQPGCSWIEVGNAVHVFVVGDNSYSQSENIYLLLHDLHTKMKKIGHTLYEDLTMDFNLVIA